The Candidatus Scalindua japonica genome includes the window TGTTTTGAATTGTGTAAAAGACTCATGCTAAAAGAAAAAAGTTGATTTTAAAGAATGAATTTATATGATTGCTTACTTTTCCAGTATCTACACCTAAATATTAAAGGAAATCACATGTCTATTACAGTTAAAAGAACAAAGATCAGTATAGGGCCTGATCCCACCCGGGTGATTCTCAAAAGCTTTATTCCGGGAGATGTTGGTATTTGCCACCCAAAGCCTGATAAAAGATCCTCCCTTTTCGAAGCTGGATCTGGTACCATGCAGGAACGTTTCGATCTATATGGACACGGTGATGCAGAAAAAGATACTGCCGATATTTCACTATACACTGAATAAGGGTGCTGAGGTGATGTACGGTTACTGTAAAAGCGAGGCGTTGAAAAGGAACATATCAAAATAGTACCTGAAAACAAGCGTGAAGATAACCTGAGATTGATGAAAGCAATTATGTCAGGTAAAGAAATCAAATCTTTCTCTACACAAAGGAAAACAAAGGATAAGAAAATTTTAGATATATGGCTGACGATTACTAGATTGGTGAATGAAACAGGTGAAATAGATGATGTGGTAACAACCGGGCATGATATGTCTGAACTGAAGAGTTTAAAGAAGTGTGACAAATACGATACGTTTCGCCGGGAAGACTGTTCTTGACAGGATTTGGAATCTATGTAATGTGCTGCTACACTGAATTTATTTTTGAATCTTATTGTTTCCACACCTGACATAAACAAATAGACAGGGGAATTATTATGCAGGGAAAACCATATACTGATCTTCGCAAAGAGGCGGAGTTTAGACTCAAATCTGATACGATAGATATAAAGAAACTTTCAGATGAGGATGTGCGCAGTCTTGCTCACGAACTACAGATACACCAGATTGAGCTGGAGATGCAGAATGAAGAACTCCATAAGGCTCAGTTACAGGTTGAAGGGTTGCTCCGAAAATACTCAGACCTCTATAACTTTGCACCTGTTGGATATTTTACCACCAATGAAAAAGGCTTGATCCTGGAGACTAATCTGAGAGGTGCTTCAATGCTGGGTATTGAACGAAGCCTATTGATAAAGAAATACCTGACCGTTGTTAAAGAAGATCAAGATATTTACTACCTGTACCGCAAGAAGTGCCTGGAGACAGGAAACAGGGAGTGGTGTGAGTTAAGGATAGATATACATGGTGGCGGTCAGTTCTACGCGCTGCTTGAGAGTATTGCCGTTCAAGATGCAGACGGTAACTTCGGCCGGATCAGGACAATAGTAACTGATATCACTGAACGTAAGCTTGCGGAGGAAGAGCTAGCCCGATCGGAAACGAAATACAGCAATCTGATAGAAACCGCACAAGATGCAATTGTTTGCGATCTTGATCAGGTAATAACTGTCTGGAATAAATCAGCAGAGCGGCTTTTCGGATATTCAAAAGAGGAGATCATTGGGCGGCCTGTATCAATCCTCATTCCTGAAAAATATAAAAAAGAGCATCGGGAAGGAATCGAAAGGTTTCTGAAGACAGGTGAATCCAGAATTATGGGTAAAACAGTGGAGCTCACAGGGATGACGAAAGAAGGGATTGAAGTACCATTAGAATTATCTTTAACACATCAGAAGATTGACAACAGACAATACTTCTTCACCGCAATCGTTCGAGACATCACTGGGCGCAAGGAGGTGATGAGCGCATTGAAGCAAAGTGAGGAGCAATATAGAACCCTTGTGCAGGCCATGCCTGATATAATTTACAAAGTAGACGAGAATGGTTTTTTTGTTTTTCTCAATGATTCTGTACGAACTCTGGGTTATGAACCGGGAGATCTTATAGGCAAACACTTTAGTACGATAGTACACCCGGATAATGTTAAATCCTTCAGCAGGATTATGCTCTTGAACGAGCGTTCAGACAAAAAGAGCGGAGATGAAGATGTGCCGAAACTCTTTGATGAAAGAAGGACCAGGGAAAGGATGACTCACAGCCTTAAGTTGCGGTTAGTTGCAAAGAGTAACGATTTATTAAAAACCCA containing:
- a CDS encoding CheR family methyltransferase; amino-acid sequence: MLVFATQSLIKDPPFSKLDLVPCRNVSIYMDTVMQKKILPIFHYTLNKGAEVMYGYCKSEALKRNISK
- a CDS encoding PAS domain S-box protein, encoding MQGKPYTDLRKEAEFRLKSDTIDIKKLSDEDVRSLAHELQIHQIELEMQNEELHKAQLQVEGLLRKYSDLYNFAPVGYFTTNEKGLILETNLRGASMLGIERSLLIKKYLTVVKEDQDIYYLYRKKCLETGNREWCELRIDIHGGGQFYALLESIAVQDADGNFGRIRTIVTDITERKLAEEELARSETKYSNLIETAQDAIVCDLDQVITVWNKSAERLFGYSKEEIIGRPVSILIPEKYKKEHREGIERFLKTGESRIMGKTVELTGMTKEGIEVPLELSLTHQKIDNRQYFFTAIVRDITGRKEVMSALKQSEEQYRTLVQAMPDIIYKVDENGFFVFLNDSVRTLGYEPGDLIGKHFSTIVHPDNVKSFSRIMLLNERSDKKSGDEDVPKLFDERRTRERMTHSLKLRLVAKSNDLLKTHVPGKSSSTTLFCEITATGIYFDVDKNREFHGTVGIISDITDKIELQQEVVRAGQLALIGEMAAGLAHEINNPVYGIINYAQLIVDESDKDNRIHEFGKLIMEEGSRIADMTRNLLTLSRDKTNEKGTIQIDELITSSLKLSETQLKKDEIIIKVNIPEDIPAVFADPREMKQVFLNLIHNARYALNEKYSGKDKEKILEISCKKASIDGCRYIQIIFRDRGVGIPESIINNITSPFFTTKPPSKGTGIGLSICNSIINNNNGKMVIESDSGIFTKVIISLPAKKVEMKE